In Piliocolobus tephrosceles isolate RC106 chromosome 5, ASM277652v3, whole genome shotgun sequence, a single genomic region encodes these proteins:
- the EEF1A1 gene encoding elongation factor 1-alpha 1 — MGKEKTHINIVVIGHVDSGKSTTTGHLIYKCGGIDKRTIEKFEKEAAEMGKGSFKYAWVLDKLKAERERGITIDISLWKFETSKYYVTIIDAPGHRDFIKNMITGTSQADCAVLIVAAGVGEFEAGISKNGQTREHALLAYTLGVKQLIVGVNKMDSTEPPYSQKRYEEIVKEVSTYIKKIGYNPDTVAFVPISGWNGDNMLEPSANMPWFKGWKVTRKDGNASGTTLLEALDCILPPTRPTDKPLRLPLQDVYKIGGIGTVPVGRVETGVLKPGMVVTFAPVNVTTEVKSVEMHHEALSEALPGDNVGFNVKNVSVKDVRRGNVAGDSKNDPPMEAAGFTAQVIILNHPGQISAGYAPVLDCHTAHIACKFAELKEKIDRRSGKKLEDGPKFLKSGDAAIVDMVPGKPMCVESFSDYPPLGRFAVRDMRQTVAVGVIKAVDKKAAGAGKVTKSAQKAQKAK; from the exons atgggaaaggaaaagacTCATATCAACATTGTCGTCATTGGACACGTAGATTCGGGCAAGTCCACCACTACTGGCCATCTGATCTACAAATGCGGTGGCATCGACAAAAGAACCATTGAAAAATTTGAGAAGGAAGCTGCTGAG ATGGGGAAGGGCTCCTTCAAGTATGCCTGGGTCTTGGATAAACTGAAAGCTGAGCGGGAACGTGGTATCACCATTGATATCTCCCTgtggaaatttgagaccagcaagtATTATGTGACTATCATTGACGCCCCAGGACACAGAGACTTCATCAAAAACATGATTACAGGGACATCTCAG GCTGACTGTGCTGTCCTAATTGTTGCTGCTGGTGTTGGTGAATTTGAAGCTGGTATCTCCAAGAATGGGCAGACCCGAGAGCATGCGCTTCTGGCTTACACACTGGGTGTGAAACAACTAATTGTTGGTGTTAACAAAATGGATTCCACTGAGCCACCCTACAGCCAGAAGAGATATGAGGAAATTGTTAAGGAAGTCAGCACTTATATTAAGAAAATTGGCTACAACCCCGACACAGTAGCATTTGTGCCAATTTCTGGTTGGAATGGTGACAACATGCTGGAGCCAAGTGCTAAC ATGCCTTGGTTCAAGGGATGGAAGGTCACCCGTAAGGATGGCAATGCCAGTGGAACCACGCTGCTTGAGGCTCTGGACTGCATCCTACCACCAACTCGTCCAACTGACAAGCCCTTGCGCCTGCCTCTCCAGGATGTCTACAAAATTGGTG GTATTGGTACTGTTCCTGTTGGCCGAGTGGAGACTGGTGTTCTCAAACCTGGTATGgtggtcacctttgctccagtcaaCGTAACAACTGAAGTAAAATCTGTCGAAATGCACCATGAAGCTTTGAGTGAAGCTCTTCCTGGGGACAATGTGGGCTTTAATGTCAAGAATGTGTCTGTCAAGGATGTTCGTCGTGGCAACGTTGCTGGTGACAGCAAAAACGACCCACCAATGGAAGCAGCTGGCTTCACTGCTCAg GTGATTATCCTGAACCATCCAGGCCAAATAAGTGCTGGCTATGCCCCTGTGTTGGATTGCCACACGGCTCACATTGCATGCAAGTTTGCTGAGCTGAAGGAAAAGATTGATCGCCGTTCTGGTAAAAAACTGGAAGATGGCCCTAAATTCTTGAAGTCTGGTGATGCTGCCATTGTTGATATGGTTCCTGGCAAGCCTATGTGTGTTGAGAGCTTCTCAGACTATCCACCTTTGG gtcgCTTTGCTGTTCGTGATATGAGGCAGACAGTTGCGGTGGGTGTCATCAAAGCAGTGGACAAGAAGGCTGCTGGAGCTGGCAAGGTCACCAAGTCTGCCCAGAAAGCTCAGAAGGCTAAATGA